AGACGTGAATCTGTAATTGAAATGGAAGAGAGAGTGCAGCAACAGAGACGGAGTTCGGGCTTGGCTTTTAAGGATGGGGATTTAGGGTTTCTTCTGGAATATAGAATTACAAACATGCCCTTTTAAGATAGTCATCCAGGTTTTAGTCCTGCACAATTCTAGAttatttgaaaatgttgttttattgaaaatatattaaaataatattttttaaaaaataattttttgtattaatatattaaaataatataaaaacattaaaaatattaatttaaaataaaaaataactttttttaaaaaaatacttttgaattacaaaaacaagtaaatacgttttatttatatttttattttatgtaaaatattttcttattaacaatgttgtttttaataaagtccaaaataattgaaataaatatttaaaaaaaatctcagtaaTTCAATCAaggagtgaaaaaaatatttttgaaggtaaaattctcattttcttataaaatgtttttggatgaaaacatatttttttctattagtaacatatttttataaagtaaaaacTTATCAAAAATGTAAAAggcaattttttgttttaaatctcttttttatatGGCTGTAAAAAGTTTAATCTTGTTTAAAGTATGACATAAtcgataattttataaataaaattgtaatttttacagGGAACATGTTAATgaactatatgtaaaaaatagtAGTATAGTAactcaataataataagttttattttatttattttatagtaatagtagtagtaagaAATTaactttactttctttttcccCTTTAAATAAGCTTGGAGAtcatttttactttgaaaatctAGAATCTTCATCTAAAtactttctaaatttttatccaAGTCATCCTAAAACCAATCCTTCCTATTTACCCTCATATGGAAAAAATTTCTCAAGTGGTTGAACTCTCCTAGACTTTTGGTTTCTATATGGCCATAATATATCATCGTGGTTATCATTAAAATCATTggcctttatatatatacacaactaTAGATTCTTCTAGAGGTGAATTAGCTTGTCTCACTaacctttttctttccaaaCCTTTACGGCCTAATCCATCTTAAAAACTGGTCACTTCAATTCTTAAACCAATCAtcttatttattacttcgataAACTTTGTATTTATCAACTCCAATTATTGTCATGACCAAATAACcctattcaagatttttttttttaattttttggtggTGATGATCCACTTTTAGTTGACATTGTCGAGaactaaaaattaagttaatagcatatatatatataagtttttttttatttttatattaaaagtgaataatagaaattattatccttaataatattttggatattaatatttttgttggtgttttatccttacattaaaagtgaacaatttattttcttgtcaaaaatatttttttaatatttttaaaatataggccAAAGtcttttgaaattttacaaactgGATGTAAAATCTATGCAATacttttttatgcaaaattattttttgaattttttctttaatttttaagacaTGCTCTAATacttttttagggtttttgtccATATGCAagggaatttatttattattattttttaaaacattttttttaattttccttattttttaaggCTTTGTTTGGCATAATCtcatttttcctttaaataaaaCTGTCAAAATAGACTCAAGACTCAAGAgcatgtttgccaaacacacccttatacCAAAACatcctttataaaaaaaaatttaaaaacaaaacaaagcctTACCCAAATGACCCAAATTTGACCCGATCGGGTTGACTTAAAATTTTTAGTTCGAtcataaactaaacaaaaaacactggTTTGACCtgaaaaacaactcaaaaccaaaatcaaaacttaaaacaaatcagagttgtaaaaaatacaaaaacttaattttttttaattaaaatgaatcaaacacagaaaactcaagaacatgaaaaacattCGAAGCAAACCTAGCCACATGACTCTCAAATCCGACCAGATACAACGAAGTCAAAGGCATATGCATGTTGtaaatcattcaaaaaacaataatcgaGCATCAAACATCAACGATTATCAACCAATAATCATGATTTGACCAAAATAGGTTTCAGTGCAAAAACAAAACCGTaggattaaaacaaaaaaaaaaaattgatacaaacTAACCCTAATTTATTGATTGATCAAGTCTCACGAAGTGGCTAGTGCAAAGAAATGAATCAAAATTAGTCCAAATCATTGAGTTAAGacaatgttttttctaaaaacatgaaaaatcaaaacctagATTTGCCAAAAAATGCATCAGCTACCACCAAACCCAGAAATTTGCATTCCAATCcccaaaatcaagattttttggtatgctattaatgaaaaaaaccagaaagtatttaataaaaacagaTGCCTGCTAAATTTAGCATTAACAAAATActaagatatttatttgatattgtgataacctcatttaaaattaacaaataataaataataaaattaaataataataataataataataataataataaatcatctcCTTCACTATTCATGTAATTAATGAAAGAGGTGCGAAACCCAACTTTTTTACCATGGTAGTTAATAAGCTTTACATTGTGCTTAGGAAAACCAAAGTCCACTAGAATCGGTTCGAAGACCCCAATCAACTCTGTCGAAAGCCATCTCAAGATTTGTTTCAAGACAAAgaacatcatcttttttttttcttctaaaatttaaaattatatttcgattgttttttaaagtttttttgtttgaaaatatattaaaataatatttttttatttttaaaaaattatttttgatattaacaccttttaaaatttaaaaacacctttaaaacataaaaataaaaaggctttaaaacaagttaaaatgCCATAgaatttgtgtttttgaaaaaaaagtttccaGAAGAGAATTAACCATTGAACGTTAAATTCTGCGTTGGCAAACCAGTGCCCATCACTCCTCTCTAATTTATAGGATTGTTTCATCATTGGAGGAGTGGCATTATAAAGGGAGGGAATACCAACGTCCtaataattcatatatatataaataagaaaaacaattatttaaatacaTGAAATGTTAAAATAGATTAACCAATATGAACATCACATGGAAGAATCAATAATGGAGATCACGAAAGATTCATATGCACTAGCTAGCTACCTGGCTGGCTtaacaaacaataaataaaacagaagaTTGCTCTAGCGATCTTGCTTAGAAGTTAAAAGACATTAAGAAGGCTTGTCgatgaatataaaaatgttaGTCGAGTTGGAAATGTACATCCAAGATGTATTCTTTGAagcatcttatatatatatatatataaactaagttTTTGCAATTCAAGTTCCCCTGGCCACTAATGACAAAGATAGACGTTTCTTGTGCGGTGCAAGTCGtgtttctataaattttaaattttatttttttgtttaaaataatttttttaaaatttttatatcgttttgatgtgttgatgtcaaaaataatttttttaaaataaaaaatctttgttttaatgcatttttaagcgaaaagtattttgaaccGCCATCGctatcacaatttcaaacagACCCTTAGTATTAGGGTTACaggagaaattatttttttttttatttttttattttaaaataatatttttttatataatatatctaaacaatttaaaattataaaaacattcaaatactcttaaaaatacttttaaacatgaaaataaacgTATGGTTGGCTCTGGCCCTCCATTTTCTAATGGTAGAACAAGCATTTTGGAACAAATATTGAGAGGCTTACCATAAGTACGGAGAGTTCATTattacatattttattaaatgtactTGCTAGCTGTATATGTTTCATaccttttatcattttttttggtgtaatATCCTTCTGATTCAAAAACCGTAAAAATGAGGGCTTTTCTATGTATTTCAACGTAGGAATAAAACTAAGTCCTGGAGAAGACGTGCTCATTATTTGCCTACTCTTTGCATCACGACCCGAGGAAGAAAAGAACCATGCATTCTCTTGATTGCCCACAAGAAATAActtcttgaatttctttatcTTAAGAAAATATTCTGGAATTCGGACGCCAAAAAAGAGAAATCTACATGCATTTATAAGCTTATATATAACAATGGagtacaagaacaaaaaaatgaagTCACAGACAAACAAATCACATCAATTATAATACAAAGTAATAATTGGTTACAACAATATGAATATGTTTGGCCAAAATGGCcatgaagaggaagaaaaataatgaaaaagtcGAAGAAAAAAACACCCTCAAGCCCTTTTGCCCCCTCGAGTCCCATCCATGCATGTAAAACCCTGACAAATCCCTATACCATCTGGGGCAAAAGGGcttcaaacaaataaatcaaaaggcgaagaaaagaaaagaaaacaaagatgcATCAATCTCACATTTAGAAAAGGAGCTGCCCAAATGCAAGAGCAACGAGAGAAGCAAGAACAGCCGGCACAAAAGTGGTGGCATCGGAGGTAGGGCTAGGTGCTGGGGCCTCCGCTGCTGCTACATTTTGGACGGCTGAAACAGCCATGAGCACAACCACGATAGCCAAAAACACTCTCATCTTCAATGCCTCCATTGTGAAAAACTTTCTTGCTGGAAAAAACAGAGGCGTggagggagaagagaaaatgCAAGATTTCAGACAACGGGTGGTGGGCGTGGGATGACTCGATAAGAGATGGCTAATACTTTATATAGTTGTTGGAGAGGAGACAAAAGGGGGTGTTACGGGCAGGCTGCCCTGAAAGACAGTTGATGGAAAGCACATGCACATGGTTCCCTTTCGAGCTGCCCGTTTGTTGGACAGGGTGGCTTCGATTGCCTTTGTGGTGCCATCCAGCTGGTGCCAACTGTTTGTGGCCATGTTTTGAGGGCGCCCACTATTTACTCTTTAACCGCGGGcccttttttcaaaataaataaataattggaattgaggttttgaatttaaaattttgagttaCAATTATGACACTTAGATACCGTTTGTTTTGTTTCATGGATAGtgatttcttgtgtttttttcttttgtgtttgtttaCTATTTAAggaatttatcaattaaaaacactttttaatttaaaaaaatttgatttagttttcagaaaatatttttttttattttagatgaaaaatatttttaagaagttgtgaaaactaaaaaaatatgttattatttgttaattatatcatatttgattatcaatcttttgattattatatattttattttattttattttaatttaattatttagaatctgatttaatttgatttttatatcaactttgattctcgtttttttttattgttatttattttttttttcttaattgaaaattcttatctatcagatttggtccccgttattttgattactatttattttatttgaaacaatttataaaattgaattttttcttcaatttcatcatctttcaatttttcatatttgatcttcattcttttaattgctatttattttatttgaaataattcatgaaattagattttttttaatttcatcctccaacttTTTTATGTCAtatttaattctcattctttgaaaaaaaaatatcaataagttattttctagttCATTTTTATGACACaatcaaacactgaaaaatatttttcaattaatttccatgacactatcaaatatttaaaaataattcattttttaaaaatttaattttcagaaGACCACTTTTTGATAAACAAATAGGGTCTTACAATTAAAAGTCTAGTCTATGACTCAAGGCCAGGATTATAAATTGAATAAGTTAGTTTAGagtcaatcaatttttttaaaaaaaattaaaacaatgttgttttaagaattttttttaataaaaaataaaatcaagtttttccTAGTTAACCACGTTATAAATTAACCCGTTATATCAACCAAATCAAAAATAGATAAACtcttaattgactttttttttcttaaaaaaaacctcaccagattaagagtgtttttgtttttgtaactgcttttatttttaaaacaaacaacaaaaataaatcatttgatTATATTCTAAACACCTGTATTTTCCAAACTTCCCAAACCTTATCATCTTCCCCATCCTCTCTACCTTTACTAACGCCTGGTCATCCCATCTGTCATCATTTTGCTTCAGTTCTCCtctcatctttctttttccacCTTATTCTATGTAAGTAGAGAACCCAAACCCCTTAaaccattataatttttttttttttagtttaacgtgggtgtccgagctagcttgcacgcaccttgactaatctcacgggccctgaagttaacgactatgtaagcctccagtgaccatcatatgagcaaccacgaggctcgaacctgagaccacagagggagcaaacctcttgatcccaagttcttaccactgggccaccatcTAGATAGTTAAAccattataattttgtttcaacGCATGGATGAATTTTAAACACAccacaatgaaaaataatttttaaaaactatttttttttgaattctaaccataaaaattaccataaaaacaaacatgctctGAATAAAGCCAAACAACGTTTGATAGATATATAATCTCATAGTTGTGTAGGATTCtaggtttttaaaatatttgaattatttgatgGAAATGTAGGACAGTTGGGGAAGAACTGTGTGTAGTCATATCCTTTCAGATggagcattttttattttttttgaattgagataataatttcaaatcaagaGCCGAGTAAACAGTTGGAACTTGAAGGAGACGGCTGCGTTTGGACCTCAGATCTTCTTGCCTTCTCTTCGAAGGCGAGGAGGTTAAAATGATGAAAACCTCACAATATTTCATGCCATTTCCGAGCTCACATGGTGACCACACCCTCTACGATACCTGGTTTTAAAGGAACAGTCGAAGGGCCAAGCATCAAACAAAACCTCATTGTCAGTGTCACTGAATGATCtgtcattatttaatttctccAAGTTTGTCAGCTACTTTCTCCATGGGTGGTGCATGGTCACTCAATGAAGTTTACGAATATTGATTATTAAGGTGGATGTAGAttcctgagttttttttttcacaaataaaaaaaaagagaaaagaatcttcctttttttcttttcaaattctcttttttaatttgtttggcatgatatttcaaaaatgaatgatataatataaaactcaGCATGGTTTAAGGCTTGGATTACTGGTTGGGTGAGTTAATTTAAAACAGTGTTggttaattcattatttttttaaaaaaaaaaattagaacaatgttgttttgaaaataaatttaaaaataccaaaccGATTTTATATGGGTTTTGACCAGGTTAATTGAGTCGTTGATTAACCTGTTGGGTTGATCAAGTTTAGATAGGTCAACTCTCACTTAGTTTAACAAGAAATTTAGTTCCAGGTCTCAGATACACGAGTTAATATGTTAACCCATCATAACATATTTAATAACACTgctcaatgatattttttttaaagaattgaatataataaataaatggggGTAAGCTTAAATACATTAGACTAAGGttgtcaaaaatgtttttttttatatgacatgaaaaatacaatataaactcggatcgtaaaatcataagtatttttttcatacatggtttatacaaaaaataagcaATTCTATTGATAAAGATGTAACTTGCTTATTCTTGCATGATAAAATCCTACCATGTAAgatccaaggaaaaaaattgaaagtggTTGGTAAAACtacatgtcaaaaaaaaaaaaaacattgaaaacacTTATATCTTAACAACTATGCTCTCTTATTGGCTAACACTAGTTCTAATGCTCCCTCTAAATGCATGACCCCTGTAGTGTTTAGCTTATCTGATATCTTTTGCCTTGATGGATAATACATtacttttagatattattatgctttcttttagatattattatactttcataaattttagattttgtttgttaCACACCATGGATTTCAATAAgtagatcaataaaaaattgtagGCTTAGTATGAACTAAAACAAATGAATCAAGCAATTTaaagtaagattttttttttaatcttgaagtCTGGCTGGCTCCTTGTTAGATCATATCTTAAACAGAATATGAGATTTTCTATGGATAAATCATAATGTTGTAAACTTGTTTAAAAGACTATGGTATTTAGCCATAAACATATAGTTGATCAGATTTTGGAGTATGATCTATTACTTTTGTTTGTAAGATTATCCCTGTAAACtaagaattttcaaagttttgtCCCataatagataattttttatttattagaaaggGTTTAAGCAAGACTATATTTCATGCATCATTGTAGTATTGACTTAAGAAAGAATCCATGGATACAAGTGTTTTTGGGGCTAATGTGTTAATGAGTAAACACATAAGAATACAACGAGGAAGATCAGAATTGAGAAtttgtaattattataaaatcatgattttacatgattttaatttaatttaatttttaattttaacataaatatatattaactcaTAAAATCACATGATTATACTAGGCAGCAATTTCAACAACCTTGCATAAGAACATCGCTGGAAATAGCtatttccaattattttttaatcataaacaaAGCCCTGATGTAAACGGGAAAATTAGACCAAGCTCAACGAAGAAACAtacagtttttttaataataaaaaaagcccTTATGACAATTGAAACTTTTAAAATCCACTACAGCTATAACAAAAACATATCACCCACCGCATCATTAATTACTGTGTTTTTAGGGTACAAAGAATTAATCATTGCTTCTTAATATGAACTAGGTATGACCTACAATTTGAATTAACGACCAAATTATAATCATAATGTTGCAATATGTTCACAACAACCATGTTCCTTTCAGCTAAATTTCACATGGTGATTCATGGGTAGCACCTCCCAGAAGAAATCACAGCATCAAATTGTAGGAGGATCATCAAGGAAATGGGTCCCCATCAATTACTCAATAAATGTGCCCTAGCTTCTGGGTTATTCATCTTCCAAACTCTTCGGTTTTGAGTAAGATAGACAGAAGAAAGGGGGGAAAAAAAGTTGCCCCGGATCTTCTCCCCTCTTTTTGATGATGTGcctttatattaatatattttttttattaatgtgagtgtccggatcagcttgtgcatacctcgactaatcctacgagctctgaagttaatgactatgtaaacctccagtggccctgagaGAACTCGAACTCGtaaacattagaaaataaactcaagatttgaccagttgagctacctTCAGGGTTAacttcatattaatatttacaaACACAAATCTTAGCTTGgagaataaacaaaacaaaaatgtggcaaacattcattttattgaaattatatgtGCGGTTATAAGATCAGGGgaatgggaaaaaaagaagagaaagaacacAAGAAGAATTAGAATTTAGCTGAAAATATTATGCCCTTTTTCCgtgaggttattttttttttaaaaaaaattaatatattaatatgattgAAGATAATAATGTTGAACCTAAAAATGAATGATGAATTGTTCGGAAGTGGCGTCTAAGTGATGTTTATCTCCCCAAATGGTAGTTAGTACCCAATAGTTATTAGGCTATAGTTGCACTAACATTATAGTAGAAGAGAAGATTTAGGACAAACTCTGGTTTCATGACATTAAACAATATGTTAAGAGTCAAGAGTATCTATCCGATGCTTAGAAACGGACAAGAAAGCTCTTAGAAGATAGACTATGGATTTTTGCTTGGATGGCGAGGTCTTCTATAAAAGAGGGTTTGATCGAACCCTGATAAAATGTTTTGACAATGAAGAAACATGCAAATTGATGATGGAGATTCATGAAATAATTTGTGCCACCCATGCTAGCGAACACATGTTCTCTCAAAACCTTTACAAAACATGATTTCCCTCTAGTTATCTTCTCCATAAGGGATAGATGTGATTGATCCGATCAATCCAAAAGCTAGTAacaagcatttatttttagtttttgattagcgtgggtgttcgggttagcttgcacgcacctcgactaatcctacaggccctgaagttaacgaccatataaattttcagtgaccatcatattaataACCACacggctcgaacctgagaccacaacaAACCCCCTAGTTATCTGCTCTATAAGGGCTAGATGTGATTGGTCCGATCAATCCAAAAGCCAGTAACAAGCATTCATTCATCTTAGTAGTGATTGATTACTTTGCTAAATGGTTGGAAATAGCTTTCTATGCACAAGCAACTTAGAAAGTAGTGTGTTAGTTCTTTAGAATGAGCCAAGATTTGGTTTGGACAATAAAACTTGATCGGTGAAAAATGATTACTTTCACCTGGCTGAGTGGTGAGATGGGATGTGATTAATCACATCCCTTTTGTCTCATAGACGAAATATGGCCGAGAGAAGATCACAACCATTACAAGCAACTCTACCATTTTTGTCATTGTTGgtttaatcaagaaattaagaacacattttttaatctcaagatGCCGATAAAAGaacattacattaaaaaaaaattaattggtaaaaattttattgttttgttagtGATTGTTGCATtagtaaattataaatgtaTTTCACCTAAACAAATCAATTTGTTAGAAGTAAtcgaagaaatatttttaagattttattttgatacttttcaaaaataaaatcaattatgttgtaaaaatttagatattatttactagagtatgtaaaaaaaataaaaaaaaaattgatgcgtGCATTAAGATTTGAATCCATCTTAGTAAATAAACCTTTTGCTACTAAGCTAATTCTATCAACTTGATAgatctttcattttaaaacaaaaatatattgaagtATAAATATTTCACATACTTTATAAATATGCACGACTTACTGTATACTGAATATAAGTTCACACTATAGCTCAGTTTGACAGACAAATGCACCATTGAAAGAGAATTATGCTCGAAGTCAACGATTGCCGCCTTTGAAAAAGAgagtttcttttattattgaatttttgtattttagatttaaaaatatattaaaataatatttttttattttttaaaaattattatcaaaatgatctaaaaacatcataaaaaatattaatttaaaaaaatatataacaaatttttaatttttttcaaaaactcatttaaaacacaaaaacaaaaatattctaaaagtCAACTATTGCTGCATTAGTGAAAGAGAAATgtatttcaactaaaaaaaataatttgttagaAGTAATGATAGAAATATTTCTAAGATTTTATTCTGGTACTTtacacatatataattaattatattgtataaattcggatattatttattaattagagtatgtaaaaaaaattg
This window of the Populus trichocarpa isolate Nisqually-1 chromosome 13, P.trichocarpa_v4.1, whole genome shotgun sequence genome carries:
- the LOC7489667 gene encoding arabinogalactan protein 13; amino-acid sequence: MEALKMRVFLAIVVVLMAVSAVQNVAAAEAPAPSPTSDATTFVPAVLASLVALAFGQLLF